From Juglans regia cultivar Chandler chromosome 8, Walnut 2.0, whole genome shotgun sequence, the proteins below share one genomic window:
- the LOC108981410 gene encoding polyadenylate-binding protein 2-like isoform X1, which translates to MEQQHDEQEHEVYGGEIPDEGEMDADVEMSSRAEEDELQDPNSKDLEDMKKRLKEIEEEAGALREMQAKVEKEMGAVQDSSSASATQAEKEEVDARSIYVGNVDYACTPEEVQQHFQSCGTVNRVTILTDKFGQPKGFAYVEFVEVDAVQNALLLNESELHGRQLKVSAKRTNVPGMKQYRGRRPNPYLGFPSRRPFMPVYAPYGYGRVPRFRRPMRYRPY; encoded by the exons ATGGAGCAGCAGCACGATGAACAAGAGCATGAAGTGTATGGAGGAGAGATCCCCGACGAGGGCGAGATGGACGCTGACGTTGAGATGTCTTCTAGGGCTGAAGAAGACGAACTTCAAGATCCTAACTCCAAG GACTTGGAGGACATGAAGAAGAGGCTTAAGGAGATCGAAGAAGAAGCTGGCGCCCTTCGTGAAATGCAGGCCAAGGTTGAGAAGGAGATGGGCGCTGTTCAAG ATTCATCCAGTGCTTCTGCAACTCAGGCTGAAAAGGAGGAGGTGGATGCTCGGTCCATTTACGTTGGTAAT gTTGACTATGCATGTACTCCTGAGGAAGTCCAGCAGCACTTTCAATCTTGTGGAACAGTAAACAGAGTGACGATTTTGACGGACAAGTTTGGGCAACCAAAAGGATTTGCTTATGTTGAGTTTGTTGAAGTTGATGCTGTTCAGAATGCTCTCTTGTTAAATGAATCAGAATTGCATGGTCGTCAATTGAAG GTCTCTGCTAAGCGAACAAACGTTCCGGGAATGAAACAATATAGAGGAAGGCGACCTAACCCATATTTAGGTTTTCCATCCCGAAGGCCCTTCATGCCTGTCTATGCTCCATATGGTTATGG AAGGGTTCCAAGGTTCAGACGACCCATGCGGTACAGGCCATACTAA
- the LOC108981410 gene encoding polyadenylate-binding protein 1-like isoform X2 codes for MEQQHDEQEHEVYGGEIPDEGEMDADVEMSSRAEEDELQDPNSKDLEDMKKRLKEIEEEAGALREMQAKVEKEMGAVQDSSSASATQAEKEEVDARSIYVGNVDYACTPEEVQQHFQSCGTVNRVTILTDKFGQPKGFAYVEFVEVDAVQNALLLNESELHGRQLKKGSKVQTTHAVQAILMVTWLM; via the exons ATGGAGCAGCAGCACGATGAACAAGAGCATGAAGTGTATGGAGGAGAGATCCCCGACGAGGGCGAGATGGACGCTGACGTTGAGATGTCTTCTAGGGCTGAAGAAGACGAACTTCAAGATCCTAACTCCAAG GACTTGGAGGACATGAAGAAGAGGCTTAAGGAGATCGAAGAAGAAGCTGGCGCCCTTCGTGAAATGCAGGCCAAGGTTGAGAAGGAGATGGGCGCTGTTCAAG ATTCATCCAGTGCTTCTGCAACTCAGGCTGAAAAGGAGGAGGTGGATGCTCGGTCCATTTACGTTGGTAAT gTTGACTATGCATGTACTCCTGAGGAAGTCCAGCAGCACTTTCAATCTTGTGGAACAGTAAACAGAGTGACGATTTTGACGGACAAGTTTGGGCAACCAAAAGGATTTGCTTATGTTGAGTTTGTTGAAGTTGATGCTGTTCAGAATGCTCTCTTGTTAAATGAATCAGAATTGCATGGTCGTCAATTGAAG AAGGGTTCCAAGGTTCAGACGACCCATGCGGTACAGGCCATACTAATGGTTACATGgttgatgtaa